A single region of the Malaclemys terrapin pileata isolate rMalTer1 chromosome 2, rMalTer1.hap1, whole genome shotgun sequence genome encodes:
- the RNF152 gene encoding E3 ubiquitin-protein ligase RNF152, whose amino-acid sequence METLSQDSLLECQICFNYYSPRRRPKLLDCKHTCCSVCLQQMRTSQKDLRCPWCRGITKLPPGFSVSQLPDDPEVIAVIAIPHTSEHTPVFIKLPSNGCYMLPLPISKERALLPGDIGCRLLPGSQQKSVTVMTIPTEQQPLQGGIPQEVGEEEQDRRGVVKSSTWSGVCTVILVACVLVFLLGIVLHNMSCISKRFTVISCG is encoded by the coding sequence ATGGAGACACTGTCCCAGGACTCTTTGCTGGAATGTCAAATTTGTTTCAATTATTACAGCCCCCGACGGAGGCCCAAGTTGCTGGACTGTAAGCATACCTGCTGTTCTGTTTGCCTTCAGCAGATGAGGACAAGCCAGAAGGACCTGAGATGTCCCTGGTGCCGAGGTATCACTAAGCTGCCACCGGGATTTTCTGTATCCCAGCTGCCTGATGACCCAGAGGTGATTGCTGTGATTGCAATTCCCCATACTTCAGAGCACACCCCAGTCTTCATCAAACTTCCTAGCAATGGGTGCTACATGTTGCCCTTGCCCATCTCCAAGGAGAGAGCGCTGTTGCCAGGAGACATTGGCTGTCGCCTCCTGCCAGGTAGTCAGCAAAAGTCTGTCACTGTGATGACAATCCCAACCGAGCAGCAGCCCCTGCAAGGAGGGATCCCGCAGGAAGTCGGAGAGGAGGAGCAAGACAGGAGGGGCGTTGTGAAAAGCTCCACCTGGTCAGGTGTTTGCACTGTGATCTTGGTGGCGTGCGTCTTGGTCTTTCTCCTTGGTATTGTCCTCCACAATATGTCTTGCATTTCCAAGCGTTTCACTGTGATTTCCTGTGGCTGA